One window of the Archangium primigenium genome contains the following:
- a CDS encoding MXAN_5808 family serine peptidase gives MPRIFRRITAVAVLLGAWALVGNNRAPMPLTLGAAEAGQTAPDSASPGDKKNDLSSLRVFTKVILYVKENYVDPKRVRPKEMMIAALEYVEKSVPDVLVDGNAESGKLNVNVNGKPREFDISHVDSLWKMSFTLKDVFDFIGKNMRPMDDTRDIEYAAVNGMLSTLDPHSVLLRPEVYREMKLSTKGEFGGLGFVIQMREGNLTVMKVLPKTPAHRAGILKDDQIKKIGEESTVSMDLNEAVSKLRGPVDSRITITVERKGWDKPRALTLARGMISIDSVQSKLLAGNVGYVRLKNFQGNTTRDLQASLAEMRKQAEGKGGFKGLVLDMRGNPGGLLEQAIQVSDTFVSEGTIVSTVGLSDKLREEKRAHADPGEESYPVAVLVNAGSASASEIVAGALKNLNRAVIIGRQTFGKGSVQVLYDFPDDSALKLTIAKYLTPGDVSIQEVGIVPDIELVPSAVTDERVVVFAPRKTIGEADLDQHFGNPNSDSVAKKREDVLGREKPLETVRYLKVDQKDLQAVAKKQEEASKGTAVKEDPKQHAGSHLLDVNSVGSSEELDDQLDAESQDDVKEDFEVQFARDYVLQVPFTTRKQMLDKGKDFVEKKMAEEQQRIDAAITALGVDWSPGATPKDVKLAATFSPTQDQKIAAGETFDMAVTVENKGAEALKRVRAWTESDNYYLDRREFLIGSLAPGEKKTWKVKVRLPKDLVSRRDDVTVKVLDDNGPLPGTVVSELIFTELPRPAFAFNWQVVDDCAACNGDGIAQRGEDVSVVLDVTNTGKGKALDSFAQIKNVGEPNIFIEKGRFKLGEIGPGETKTARFQLAVKKGLKEDHFALKLNIIDEPLEEFAVEKLELPVTDAPAVKLEAKKGLVKVAEKAELLAEPRADATVIARLPRPATMTVEASTKGFYRVELDKGRFAFVKAQDASETRGKPNTSQELTYVARRSPPDIKLDVDPSQGGLVANGDRFTLSGVVEDAQGLLDMYVLVNDQKVYFQAVDPTKVKGNAPQRLKFSTEFALKEGNNSVLVVARESTDFASRRTLVIRRRPAEMAQKLTAPGQATKPAKTVTP, from the coding sequence ATGCCGCGAATCTTTCGCCGGATCACCGCCGTCGCCGTCCTGCTGGGCGCCTGGGCCCTCGTGGGCAACAACCGGGCACCCATGCCCCTGACGCTTGGAGCCGCGGAGGCCGGTCAGACGGCCCCGGACTCCGCCAGCCCGGGGGACAAGAAGAACGACCTGTCCTCCCTGCGCGTCTTCACCAAGGTCATCCTCTACGTGAAGGAGAACTACGTCGACCCCAAGCGCGTGCGGCCCAAGGAGATGATGATCGCCGCGCTGGAGTACGTGGAGAAGAGCGTGCCGGACGTGCTCGTGGACGGCAACGCCGAGTCGGGCAAGCTCAACGTCAACGTGAACGGCAAGCCGCGCGAGTTCGACATCTCCCACGTGGACTCGCTCTGGAAGATGTCCTTCACGCTCAAGGACGTGTTCGACTTCATCGGCAAGAACATGCGGCCCATGGATGACACGCGGGACATCGAGTACGCGGCCGTCAACGGCATGCTCTCCACGCTGGACCCGCACTCGGTGCTCTTGCGCCCCGAGGTCTACCGGGAGATGAAGCTGTCCACCAAGGGCGAGTTCGGCGGCCTGGGCTTCGTCATCCAGATGCGCGAGGGCAACCTCACCGTCATGAAGGTGCTGCCCAAGACGCCGGCGCACCGCGCGGGCATCCTCAAGGACGATCAGATCAAGAAGATCGGCGAGGAGTCCACCGTCAGCATGGACCTCAACGAGGCGGTGTCCAAGCTGCGCGGCCCCGTGGACAGCCGCATCACCATCACCGTGGAGCGCAAGGGCTGGGACAAGCCGCGCGCCCTGACGCTCGCGCGTGGGATGATCTCCATCGACAGCGTGCAGTCCAAGCTCCTGGCCGGCAACGTGGGCTACGTGCGGCTCAAGAACTTCCAGGGCAACACCACGCGTGACCTGCAGGCGTCGCTCGCGGAGATGCGCAAGCAGGCCGAGGGCAAGGGCGGCTTCAAGGGCCTGGTGCTCGACATGCGCGGCAACCCGGGCGGTCTGCTCGAGCAGGCCATCCAGGTGTCCGACACCTTCGTGTCCGAGGGCACCATCGTCTCCACCGTGGGCCTGTCGGACAAGCTGCGCGAGGAGAAGCGCGCCCACGCCGATCCGGGCGAGGAGTCCTACCCGGTGGCGGTGCTGGTGAACGCGGGCAGCGCCTCGGCCTCGGAGATCGTCGCCGGCGCGCTCAAGAACCTCAACCGCGCGGTCATCATCGGCCGGCAGACGTTCGGCAAGGGCAGCGTGCAGGTGCTCTACGACTTCCCGGACGACAGCGCGCTCAAGCTCACCATCGCCAAGTACCTCACCCCCGGTGACGTCTCCATCCAGGAGGTGGGCATCGTGCCGGACATCGAGCTCGTGCCGTCCGCCGTCACCGACGAGCGCGTGGTGGTGTTCGCCCCCCGCAAGACCATTGGCGAGGCGGACCTGGATCAGCACTTCGGCAACCCCAACTCGGACTCGGTGGCCAAGAAGCGCGAGGACGTGCTCGGCCGCGAGAAGCCCCTGGAGACGGTGCGCTACCTCAAGGTGGACCAGAAGGACCTGCAGGCCGTCGCCAAGAAGCAGGAGGAGGCCAGCAAGGGCACCGCCGTCAAGGAGGACCCCAAGCAGCACGCGGGCAGCCACCTGTTGGACGTGAACTCGGTGGGCTCCAGCGAGGAGCTGGACGACCAGCTGGACGCGGAGAGCCAGGACGACGTGAAGGAGGACTTCGAGGTGCAGTTCGCCCGCGACTACGTCCTCCAGGTGCCCTTCACCACGCGCAAGCAGATGCTCGACAAGGGCAAGGACTTCGTGGAGAAGAAGATGGCCGAGGAGCAGCAGCGCATCGACGCGGCCATCACCGCCCTGGGCGTGGACTGGAGCCCGGGCGCGACCCCCAAGGACGTGAAGCTCGCCGCCACGTTCTCGCCGACCCAGGATCAGAAGATCGCCGCGGGCGAGACCTTCGACATGGCCGTCACGGTGGAGAACAAGGGGGCCGAGGCCCTCAAGCGCGTGCGCGCCTGGACCGAGAGCGACAACTACTACCTGGATCGCCGCGAGTTCCTCATCGGCAGCCTGGCGCCGGGCGAGAAGAAGACCTGGAAGGTGAAGGTGCGCCTGCCCAAGGACTTGGTGTCGCGCCGCGACGACGTGACGGTGAAGGTGCTGGACGACAATGGGCCGCTGCCCGGCACGGTCGTGAGCGAGCTCATCTTCACCGAGCTGCCCCGCCCCGCGTTCGCCTTCAACTGGCAGGTGGTGGATGACTGCGCCGCGTGCAACGGCGACGGCATCGCCCAGCGCGGCGAGGACGTGAGCGTGGTGCTGGACGTGACGAACACCGGCAAGGGCAAGGCGCTCGACTCGTTCGCGCAGATCAAGAACGTGGGCGAGCCGAACATCTTCATCGAGAAGGGCCGCTTCAAACTGGGTGAGATTGGCCCGGGCGAGACCAAGACGGCGCGCTTCCAGCTCGCGGTGAAGAAGGGCCTCAAGGAGGACCACTTCGCGCTCAAGCTCAACATCATCGACGAGCCGCTCGAGGAGTTCGCCGTGGAGAAGCTGGAGCTGCCGGTGACGGACGCGCCCGCGGTGAAGCTCGAGGCCAAGAAGGGCCTGGTGAAGGTGGCCGAGAAGGCGGAGCTGCTCGCCGAGCCGCGCGCCGACGCGACCGTCATCGCCCGGCTGCCGCGCCCGGCGACGATGACCGTGGAGGCCAGCACCAAGGGCTTCTACCGGGTGGAGCTGGACAAGGGTCGCTTCGCCTTCGTGAAGGCCCAGGACGCCAGCGAGACGCGGGGCAAGCCCAACACGTCCCAGGAGCTCACCTACGTGGCGCGCCGCTCGCCGCCGGACATCAAGCTCGACGTGGACCCGAGCCAGGGCGGCCTCGTGGCCAACGGCGACCGCTTCACCCTGAGCGGGGTGGTGGAGGACGCCCAGGGCCTCCTGGACATGTACGTCCTGGTGAACGACCAGAAGGTGTACTTCCAGGCCGTGGACCCCACCAAGGTCAAGGGCAACGCGCCCCAGCGGCTCAAGTTCTCCACCGAGTTCGCGCTCAAGGAGGGCAACAACAGCGTGCTGGTGGTGGCGCGCGAGAGCACCGACTTCGCCAGCCGCCGCACCCTGGTCATCCGCCGCCGTCCGGCCGAGATGGCCCAGAAGCTCACCGCGCCGGGCCAGGCCACCAAGCCGGCCAAGACCGTCACGCCGTGA
- a CDS encoding EI24 domain-containing protein produces the protein MTPSSPVPPFSARSSISDFFQGVGLIFRAWGLIFRTPRLLRLSALCALVTLVALAALLVLLWTQAPGWLGAVWPRPDPWWARALWTGVLLVLGVLGFVVGANVGLPIVLAPLQDPLSEITEELCGDYVSPPFRPGAFLTGLGVSVAHTLARVLLLLLGLALLLPLNLLPGVGSVAWAVLATSWTMLWLAGEHLAAPMTRHLYPFAQIRRTLRARWPLCLGFGAGVYVLLWIPILNSLFLPVAVVGGTLLYRGLRAVGGVPPPPDGK, from the coding sequence ATGACGCCCTCCTCGCCGGTGCCGCCCTTCTCCGCGCGCTCCTCGATCTCGGACTTCTTCCAGGGGGTGGGGCTCATCTTCCGGGCCTGGGGCCTCATCTTCCGCACCCCCCGGCTGCTCCGCCTGTCGGCCCTGTGCGCCCTCGTCACCCTGGTGGCCCTGGCGGCGCTGCTCGTGCTGCTCTGGACCCAGGCGCCCGGCTGGCTCGGGGCGGTGTGGCCCCGGCCGGACCCCTGGTGGGCACGCGCCCTCTGGACCGGGGTGCTGCTCGTGCTCGGCGTGCTGGGCTTCGTGGTGGGCGCCAATGTCGGCCTGCCGATCGTGCTGGCGCCGCTGCAGGATCCCCTGTCGGAGATCACCGAGGAATTGTGCGGGGACTACGTCTCCCCGCCCTTCCGGCCCGGGGCGTTCCTCACGGGCCTGGGCGTGAGCGTGGCGCACACCCTGGCCCGCGTGCTGCTCCTGCTCTTGGGCCTGGCGCTCCTCCTGCCCCTGAACCTGCTGCCGGGCGTGGGCAGCGTGGCCTGGGCGGTGCTCGCGACGTCGTGGACCATGCTCTGGCTCGCCGGGGAGCACTTGGCGGCCCCCATGACGCGCCACCTCTACCCCTTCGCGCAAATCCGCCGCACGTTGCGCGCGCGCTGGCCCCTGTGCCTGGGCTTCGGCGCGGGCGTCTACGTGCTGTTGTGGATCCCGATTCTCAACAGTCTCTTCCTCCCGGTGGCCGTGGTGGGGGGCACCCTGCTCTACCGGGGCCTGCGCGCCGTGGGCGGCGTGCCGCCTCCGCCCGACGGGAAATAA
- a CDS encoding glutamate--cysteine ligase, which translates to MSLDLKRTDSAPITSVDMLLEGFRSAEKPRAQHRLGLEHEKFVYPVGGARSVPYEGSSGIGALLERLAPGGYTPFRETPDSPIIALQKGMLTISLEPGGQFELSGSPFVTAREAHAENLAHLAEVKAAAAPLGLQLVAMGYRPFGTTDAVSWMPKTRYVAMRQSLPERGALAHHMMLMTSTVQVSMDWEDEADCVRKTVLIARLTPLLVALYANSPLRDGKPSGYLSFRSRVWDEVDPTRCGYLPAFFDGSFSYRAYVEWALDAPILFLRRNGQYLRPKMTFRRFMQEGYEGSPADLSDWTDHLSTLFPEARLKKIVEVRGADCVPADMTGALAALWRGLLYDRTALDEAERLLPRLTLEQQRAFHDTGRREGLAGRLEGQELHRLAGEMVAIARRGLERLDPADAPLLDVLAEVAASGKSPAQRVLEAWEKNPNPETLLARCAL; encoded by the coding sequence ATGTCCCTCGACCTCAAGCGGACCGACTCCGCGCCCATCACCTCCGTCGACATGCTCCTGGAGGGCTTCCGGTCCGCGGAAAAACCCCGAGCCCAACACCGCCTGGGTCTCGAGCACGAGAAATTCGTCTACCCCGTTGGGGGTGCACGGTCCGTGCCCTACGAGGGCTCCTCGGGCATCGGCGCCCTGCTGGAACGGCTCGCGCCGGGCGGCTACACGCCCTTCCGGGAGACGCCCGACTCGCCCATCATCGCCCTGCAGAAGGGCATGCTCACCATCTCCCTGGAGCCCGGGGGCCAGTTCGAACTGTCCGGCTCGCCCTTCGTCACCGCCCGCGAGGCCCACGCGGAGAACCTGGCCCACCTGGCCGAGGTGAAGGCCGCCGCCGCCCCGCTGGGGCTCCAACTGGTGGCCATGGGCTACCGGCCCTTCGGCACGACCGACGCCGTGTCGTGGATGCCCAAGACGCGCTATGTCGCCATGCGTCAGTCCCTGCCCGAGCGCGGCGCGCTGGCCCACCACATGATGCTGATGACGTCCACCGTGCAGGTGTCGATGGACTGGGAGGACGAGGCGGACTGTGTGCGCAAGACCGTGCTCATCGCCCGGCTCACCCCGCTGCTCGTGGCCCTCTACGCCAACAGCCCGCTGCGCGACGGCAAGCCCTCGGGCTACTTGTCCTTCCGCAGCCGCGTCTGGGACGAGGTGGACCCCACGCGCTGTGGCTACCTGCCGGCCTTCTTCGACGGCTCCTTCTCCTACCGCGCCTATGTGGAGTGGGCCCTGGACGCCCCCATCCTCTTCCTGCGCCGCAACGGCCAGTACCTGCGGCCGAAGATGACCTTCCGGCGCTTCATGCAGGAGGGCTACGAGGGCAGCCCGGCGGACCTGTCGGACTGGACGGACCACCTGTCCACGCTCTTCCCCGAGGCGCGGCTCAAGAAGATCGTCGAGGTGCGGGGCGCGGACTGCGTGCCCGCCGACATGACGGGGGCGCTCGCGGCGCTGTGGCGGGGCCTCTTGTATGACCGCACCGCCCTGGACGAGGCCGAGCGGCTGCTGCCGCGGCTGACGCTGGAGCAGCAGCGCGCCTTCCACGACACCGGCCGCCGCGAGGGTCTGGCCGGGCGGTTGGAGGGGCAGGAGTTGCACCGGCTCGCCGGGGAGATGGTGGCCATCGCCCGCCGGGGCCTGGAGCGGCTGGATCCCGCCGACGCGCCCCTGCTCGACGTGCTCGCCGAGGTGGCCGCGTCCGGCAAGTCTCCGGCGCAGCGGGTGCTCGAGGCGTGGGAGAAGAACCCCAACCCCGAGACCCTGCTGGCGCGCTGCGCGCTGTGA
- a CDS encoding outer membrane beta-barrel protein, with translation MKARSWMGGLALVSLCTAGAATAAIDASRMAGRLNYDADRTKVGVDVRLGVGGLTGSAGDRTKVGPLVGVTAGAQPWRNFGVEAGVEGQRLAIDDVRIGSGEALYRYNAGLMAKAGPLIAQEKMRPYVGVGAGMSYYNITNGATGLYSNDFVAEVPLAAGLDYRFTPSIFAGARASYRVLVGQEFADGANAFTTGDTSGGLLNFAATLGGRF, from the coding sequence ATGAAGGCTCGTTCCTGGATGGGTGGGCTCGCGCTGGTGTCTCTGTGCACGGCGGGGGCGGCGACGGCCGCGATCGACGCATCGCGGATGGCGGGACGGCTCAACTACGACGCGGACCGCACCAAGGTGGGCGTGGACGTGCGCCTGGGCGTGGGCGGTCTGACGGGCAGCGCGGGTGATCGGACCAAGGTGGGCCCCCTGGTGGGCGTCACCGCTGGAGCCCAGCCGTGGCGCAACTTCGGCGTGGAGGCGGGGGTGGAAGGCCAGCGCCTGGCGATTGACGACGTGCGCATCGGCTCGGGCGAGGCCCTGTACCGCTACAACGCCGGCCTGATGGCCAAGGCGGGACCGCTCATCGCCCAGGAGAAGATGCGGCCCTACGTGGGCGTGGGCGCGGGCATGAGCTACTACAACATCACCAACGGCGCCACGGGCCTCTACAGCAACGACTTCGTCGCCGAGGTCCCCCTCGCCGCCGGCCTGGACTACCGCTTCACCCCGAGCATCTTCGCGGGAGCGCGGGCCTCCTACCGCGTGCTCGTCGGCCAGGAGTTCGCCGATGGCGCCAACGCCTTCACCACGGGCGACACCAGCGGCGGCCTGCTCAACTTCGCCGCGACGCTGGGTGGCCGTTTCTAG
- a CDS encoding Hsp70 family protein — translation MRIRLPYATEEEFIAKYGPHVARGGLFLATRAPKPEGTGLAFELVLAEGGRLLRGEGVVVKAVTEGARAGMTVRFTRLDAHSKALIDRILELRAPAPAPPAPAPVAEVAPPPEPPRRARPVITAEALRKQAERVPIPGGGAPKPAPPPAPEPPPPPTPQPPPPEPPPPAPAPAPVTEPLEPRGRRRSILDVPVTPTVVAAPRDVVLGIDLGSTWTRAAVHHQGSLRRIPVGPGDTLSSLLAVDEAGEVLVGERAREAAELRPAQAVLEWQRLLGRRTRSLPSRAPTAPPPLPREGPEGEARLAARLLRELRTAATTFLGHDVARAVLCVPAHFDDRQRAALREAAGLAGLEVLRILNASSAAALAFGHERGLARKRLLVVDIGGGGLDVSVVQLTGDDLEVISTGSEPGLGGQDFDARLAEALASALQEQGLPRPQTPAEWVPLRLAAESAKLALSERDEVTLPLPGGAAPLVLRRERLEALTADLVQRVTLGVRQVLESSALTPQGLDAVLLLGGQGRMPLVRRRLEESLGVPVRLEPDTSHWAALGAALLGQGLLDAATGKPGATVSDVLSVPLGVAERGGTLRRVLERNTRLPAEKTLVIPVTPGPLSLALFQGPSALALDNEYLGALTFEIDRPGEAEVHLSLSQDGTLSLAATLPSARRHAVTLATALPEEADLEALLARSPLEGDAGAKPGGLFKGLKKLFGRR, via the coding sequence ATGCGCATCCGCCTCCCGTACGCCACGGAGGAGGAGTTCATCGCGAAGTACGGCCCCCACGTCGCGCGGGGAGGCCTCTTCCTGGCCACCCGCGCGCCCAAGCCCGAGGGCACGGGCCTGGCCTTCGAGCTCGTGCTGGCCGAGGGCGGCCGCCTGCTGCGCGGTGAGGGCGTGGTGGTGAAGGCCGTCACCGAGGGCGCCCGCGCCGGGATGACCGTGCGCTTCACCCGCCTGGACGCGCACAGCAAGGCCCTCATCGACCGCATCCTGGAGCTGCGCGCGCCCGCCCCCGCGCCGCCCGCCCCCGCGCCCGTGGCGGAGGTGGCCCCCCCGCCCGAGCCGCCCCGGCGCGCCCGGCCCGTCATCACCGCGGAGGCCCTGCGCAAGCAGGCCGAGCGGGTGCCCATCCCCGGCGGGGGCGCCCCCAAGCCCGCGCCGCCGCCCGCCCCCGAACCGCCCCCGCCCCCGACTCCCCAACCCCCACCTCCCGAGCCACCCCCGCCCGCTCCGGCGCCCGCGCCCGTGACCGAGCCCCTCGAGCCCCGGGGGCGCCGCCGCTCCATCCTCGACGTGCCCGTCACGCCCACCGTGGTCGCCGCGCCCCGGGACGTGGTGCTCGGCATCGATCTGGGCAGCACGTGGACGCGCGCCGCCGTGCACCACCAGGGCTCGCTGCGGCGCATTCCGGTGGGGCCCGGGGACACCTTGTCCTCGCTGCTCGCCGTGGACGAGGCGGGCGAGGTGCTCGTGGGCGAGCGGGCCCGCGAGGCGGCGGAGCTCCGGCCGGCCCAGGCCGTGCTCGAGTGGCAGCGACTGCTCGGACGGCGGACGCGCTCGCTCCCGTCGCGCGCGCCCACCGCGCCGCCCCCTCTTCCCCGCGAGGGGCCCGAGGGCGAGGCGCGCCTCGCGGCCCGGCTCCTGCGCGAGCTGCGCACCGCCGCCACCACCTTCCTCGGCCATGACGTGGCGCGCGCCGTGCTGTGCGTGCCCGCCCACTTCGACGACCGCCAGCGCGCCGCCCTGCGCGAGGCGGCCGGACTCGCGGGGCTCGAGGTCCTGCGCATCCTCAACGCCTCCTCGGCCGCGGCGCTCGCCTTCGGCCATGAGCGGGGACTGGCCCGCAAGCGCCTGCTCGTGGTGGACATCGGCGGCGGCGGCCTGGACGTGTCCGTGGTGCAGCTCACCGGGGACGACCTGGAGGTCATCTCCACCGGGAGCGAGCCGGGCCTGGGCGGCCAGGACTTCGATGCGCGCCTCGCCGAGGCGCTCGCCAGCGCCCTGCAGGAGCAGGGGCTGCCCCGGCCCCAGACGCCCGCCGAGTGGGTGCCCCTGCGGCTCGCCGCCGAGTCCGCCAAGCTCGCCCTGAGCGAGCGCGACGAGGTCACCCTGCCCTTGCCCGGAGGCGCCGCGCCCCTCGTGCTGCGGCGCGAGCGGCTGGAGGCGCTCACCGCGGATCTCGTGCAGCGCGTCACCCTCGGCGTGCGGCAGGTGCTGGAGTCCAGCGCGCTCACGCCCCAGGGGCTCGACGCGGTGCTGCTGCTCGGGGGCCAGGGCCGCATGCCGCTCGTGCGTCGCCGGCTGGAGGAGAGCCTCGGCGTGCCCGTGCGCCTGGAGCCGGACACCTCGCACTGGGCGGCGCTCGGCGCGGCGCTGCTGGGCCAGGGGCTCCTGGACGCCGCCACGGGCAAGCCCGGCGCCACCGTGTCCGATGTGCTGTCCGTGCCCCTGGGCGTGGCCGAGCGCGGCGGCACGCTGCGGCGCGTGCTCGAGCGCAACACCCGGCTGCCCGCGGAGAAGACGCTCGTGATTCCCGTGACGCCTGGGCCGCTCTCGCTCGCGCTCTTCCAGGGGCCCTCCGCCCTGGCCCTGGACAACGAGTACCTCGGCGCGCTCACCTTCGAGATCGACCGCCCCGGCGAGGCCGAGGTGCACCTGAGCCTGTCCCAGGACGGCACGCTCTCGCTCGCCGCGACCCTGCCCTCCGCGCGCCGCCATGCCGTCACCCTCGCCACCGCCCTGCCCGAGGAGGCCGACCTGGAGGCGCTCCTCGCGCGCTCGCCGCTGGAAGGCGACGCGGGCGCGAAGCCCGGCGGACTGTTCAAGGGGTTGAAGAAACTCTTCGGGCGCCGCTAG
- the alaS gene encoding alanine--tRNA ligase, with protein sequence MSSALSASQIREAFLQFFEGRGHRRVASSSLVPQNDPTLLFTNAGMVQFKDVFTGREKRDYARATTSQKCVRAGGKHNDLDNVGYTARHHTFFEMLGNFSFGDYFKADAIAYGWEFVTKTLGIDTTRLAVTVFNGEGGVPWDEEAHTLWLKQGVPAERIYKLGLKDNFWAMGDTGPCGPCSEIHYHQGDDIPCAEVAAGRACQGVACDCDRWLEIWNLVFMQFERKEKDAPLIPLPKPSIDTGAGLERVASVVQGKRSNYDTDLFQNILGRVSELSGKAYTQEGGASMRVVADHSRAAAFLIADGVQPSNEGRGYVLRRIMRRAIRHGSQQLELDKVFFFEVVDRVIQLMGDAYPELREGRTFILEVCKFEEESFRKTLHRGLKLIDEEVARMKAAGETQLKGDKVWDLHSTYGFPWDLTEIILKERGFGTDLEGFNQKKKEEAEQGEGSTLNKDKAVGAVYHQLLERLGTTEFLGYEGLGHEGEGSVRAILKGGAEVLEAHAGDEVEFVLDRTPFYGESGGQTGDTGRVVGHGGKAVAEVSDAQRPVSGLVVHHVKVSEGTFKVGDMVQASVNGERRASIRANHSATHLLHRALKMVLGEHVKQAGSVVAADYLRFDFSHFSPMTHDQLDQVEDLVNGWVRENTEAQTRIMSLEEARKSGAVAMFGEKYGETVRVVTVHPQTTELCGGTHVRRSGDIGLFKVVSESGVASGVRRINAVTGLGALQYVREAERELKKAAELLKTSPKDLVKRVEATQKRVKDLERKVEEVTVKAQSGSSKDLLEQARDINGIKVLATRMDPADPNVFRGLADQLRDRLKSGVVLIGGEKDGKAVLMVAATQDVVKRGINAGALLRELAKEVNGRGGGKPDLAQGGGEDPSRIPAAFDKLYELVKGTTLA encoded by the coding sequence ATGTCCTCTGCCCTGTCCGCCTCCCAGATCCGCGAGGCGTTCCTCCAGTTCTTCGAAGGGCGCGGTCATCGCCGCGTCGCGTCGTCCTCCCTCGTCCCCCAGAACGACCCCACCCTGCTGTTCACCAACGCGGGCATGGTGCAGTTCAAGGACGTCTTCACCGGCCGGGAGAAGCGCGACTACGCGCGCGCCACCACGTCGCAGAAGTGCGTGCGCGCCGGCGGCAAGCACAACGACCTCGACAACGTGGGCTACACCGCGCGCCACCACACGTTCTTCGAGATGCTCGGCAACTTCTCCTTCGGCGACTACTTCAAGGCGGACGCCATCGCGTACGGCTGGGAGTTCGTGACCAAGACGCTGGGCATCGACACGACGCGCCTGGCCGTCACGGTGTTCAACGGCGAGGGCGGTGTCCCCTGGGACGAGGAGGCCCACACGCTGTGGCTCAAGCAGGGCGTGCCCGCCGAGCGCATCTACAAGCTCGGGCTCAAGGACAACTTCTGGGCCATGGGCGACACGGGCCCCTGCGGCCCCTGCTCGGAAATCCACTACCACCAGGGCGACGACATCCCGTGCGCCGAGGTGGCCGCGGGCCGCGCGTGTCAGGGCGTGGCGTGTGACTGCGACCGGTGGCTGGAGATCTGGAACCTCGTGTTCATGCAGTTCGAGCGCAAGGAGAAGGACGCGCCGCTCATCCCCCTGCCCAAGCCGTCCATCGACACGGGCGCGGGCCTGGAGCGCGTGGCGTCCGTCGTCCAGGGCAAGCGCTCCAACTACGACACGGACCTGTTCCAGAACATCCTGGGGCGCGTGAGCGAGCTGTCCGGCAAGGCCTACACCCAGGAGGGCGGGGCCTCCATGCGCGTGGTGGCGGACCACAGCCGCGCGGCCGCCTTCCTCATCGCCGATGGCGTGCAGCCCTCCAACGAGGGCCGCGGCTACGTGCTCCGGCGCATCATGCGCCGCGCCATCCGTCACGGCTCGCAGCAGCTGGAGCTCGACAAGGTCTTCTTCTTCGAGGTGGTGGACCGCGTCATCCAGCTCATGGGCGACGCCTACCCCGAGCTGCGCGAGGGCCGCACGTTCATCCTCGAGGTGTGCAAGTTCGAGGAGGAGAGCTTCCGCAAGACGCTGCACCGCGGGCTCAAGCTCATCGACGAGGAAGTGGCCCGGATGAAGGCCGCGGGCGAGACCCAGCTCAAGGGCGACAAGGTGTGGGACCTGCACAGCACCTATGGCTTCCCGTGGGACCTGACGGAGATCATCCTCAAGGAGCGCGGCTTCGGCACGGACCTGGAGGGCTTCAACCAGAAGAAGAAGGAAGAGGCCGAGCAGGGTGAGGGCTCCACGCTCAACAAGGACAAGGCGGTGGGCGCGGTGTACCACCAGCTGCTCGAGCGGCTGGGCACCACCGAGTTCCTCGGCTACGAGGGCCTGGGCCACGAGGGCGAGGGCTCCGTGCGCGCCATCCTCAAGGGCGGGGCCGAGGTGCTGGAGGCGCACGCGGGCGACGAGGTGGAGTTCGTGCTGGACCGCACGCCCTTCTACGGCGAGTCCGGTGGCCAGACGGGTGACACGGGCCGCGTGGTGGGCCATGGCGGCAAGGCGGTGGCCGAGGTGTCCGACGCCCAGCGTCCGGTGTCCGGCCTCGTGGTGCACCACGTGAAGGTGTCCGAGGGCACGTTCAAGGTGGGCGACATGGTGCAGGCGAGCGTGAACGGCGAGCGCCGCGCGTCCATCCGCGCCAACCACTCGGCCACGCACCTGTTGCACCGCGCGCTCAAGATGGTGCTCGGCGAGCACGTGAAGCAGGCGGGCTCCGTGGTGGCCGCGGACTACCTGCGCTTCGACTTCTCGCACTTCTCGCCCATGACGCACGATCAGCTCGATCAGGTCGAGGACCTGGTCAACGGCTGGGTGCGCGAGAACACCGAGGCCCAGACGCGCATCATGAGCCTGGAGGAGGCGCGCAAGTCGGGCGCCGTGGCCATGTTCGGCGAGAAGTACGGCGAGACGGTGCGCGTCGTCACCGTGCATCCGCAGACGACGGAGCTGTGCGGCGGCACCCACGTGCGCCGCAGCGGCGACATCGGCCTGTTCAAGGTCGTCTCCGAGAGCGGCGTGGCCTCGGGCGTGCGGCGCATCAACGCCGTCACCGGCCTGGGCGCGCTGCAGTACGTGCGCGAGGCCGAGCGCGAGCTCAAGAAGGCCGCCGAGCTGCTCAAGACGAGCCCCAAGGATCTGGTCAAGCGCGTGGAGGCCACGCAGAAGCGCGTGAAGGACCTGGAGCGCAAGGTCGAGGAAGTGACCGTGAAGGCGCAGTCGGGCTCCAGCAAGGACCTGCTCGAGCAGGCGCGCGACATCAACGGCATCAAGGTGCTCGCCACGCGCATGGATCCGGCGGACCCGAACGTGTTCCGGGGCCTGGCCGATCAGCTGCGCGACCGGCTCAAGTCCGGCGTGGTGCTCATCGGCGGCGAGAAGGACGGCAAGGCGGTGCTCATGGTGGCCGCCACCCAGGACGTGGTGAAGCGCGGCATCAACGCGGGCGCGCTGCTGCGCGAGCTGGCCAAGGAGGTCAACGGCCGGGGCGGTGGCAAGCCCGACTTGGCCCAGGGCGGTGGCGAGGATCCCTCGCGCATCCCCGCCGCCTTCGACAAGCTCTACGAGCTGGTGAAGGGGACGACCCTCGCATGA